The genomic window TCAGATATGAAGAGGATTGCACTATCTTTGCCGCGGAAAATTCGGATACATGGCAGAAAAGAAGTCCCTGAAAAGAAAAAAGTGGATTCAGAAGCTCCGTGACAAGTATCTTTTGGTGATCCGCAATGAGGACACTTATGAAGTCAAGCTTTCTTTTCGCCTTTCACGCCTGAATGTTTTCATCGTCCTGGGGCTTATGACGATCATTCTCGTGGTACTGACCATTTTTCTGATCGCTTTCACTCCCTTGAGGGAGTACATACCAGGGTACATGAATGTGGACCTGCCAAGACAAATGTATGCACTTCAGCTCAAAGCCGATTCCATTGAAAGGGCGTTCATGCAGCAGAGCATCTATTTTGAGAATCTTAAAAACATCATTGAAGGCAGTGATACAACAGCCACCTATTACCAGGTGGGCATTGGCAGCGAAGGCCAGCTGGATTCCTCGGCCGATTATCAGAACATTACCCTTTCCCATTCTCCTGAAGACTCCCTGCTGCGGCTGGAATTCCAGCGGCAGGGAAGATACATTCAGGATCTTTCCTCAGGCATCGTCTCTCCGGATGAGGGTGAACTGGTTCCTGATTTTTTATTCTTTTCTCCGCTGGAAGGAATCGTGACCAACCGCTTCAATGCTGATATCGGCCACTTTGGCGTTGACCTGGTTGCCAATAAGAATGAGCCCATCAAGGCCATTCTTGACGGAATGGTTGTCTTTGCAGGCTGGACCCTGGAAACTGGTCATGTGATCGCCCTGCAGCACCAGCAAAATATCTTGTCGGTATACAAGCATAACGCTGTTATACTGAAAAAGGAGGGGAATTTTGTCAAAGCAGGGGATGTCATTGCCATCATCGGTGAATCGGGTGAGCTTTCCACCGGTCCACACCTGCATTTTGAATTATGGTTCAATGGTAATCCGGTAGATCCTACTGATTACATAAGGTTTTGATGAAAAAGAAGGGGATTGCCATACTGGGTTCGACCGGATCGATTGGTAAGCAGGCACTTGAGGTGATCAGGCAGCACGGTGACCTATTTGAACTGGAGCTTCTCACTGCCCGTAAGAATGCCGGTTTGCTGATTGAGCAGGCGATCACTTACGGGCCCAATGCCGTGGTCATCTCCGACCATGCCCTTTACGGTCAGGTGAGGGAGGCGCTGGCGTCATACCCGGTGAAGGTTTATGCAGGGGAGGAAGCAGCCCTCGAGGCTCTTGAGATGGAAAACATTGATGAAGTGCTGCTGTCCATTGTTGGTTTCGCGGGATTGTATCCGGCGATCCGGTCACTGGAACTTGGACACCAGCTGGCACTGGCCAATAAGGAATCACTGGTGGTCGCAGGGGAAATCATCACCGCTTTGTCGGAAAAGCACCATGCCCCCGTGATCCCTGTCGACTCGGAGCACTCGGCCATCTTCCAGTGCCTGGCCGGTGAGCGCCTGTCTTCTGTTGAGCGGATCTATCTTACTGCATCCGGCGGGCCCTTCCGGGAGAAAGACAGGTCCGAATTTCCTTCGATCACCCGGCAGCAGGCGCTTCAGCATCCTAACTGGAGCATGGGGGATAAAATCACCATTGATTCGGCCACACTCATGAACAAAGGTCTGGAAGTGATCGAAGCCCGGTGGCTGTTCAATTTACAACCGGAGCAAATAAAGGTGGTGATCCATCCCCAGTCGGTCGTCCACTCCCTGGTGCAATTTCATGATGGCAGCATTAAAGCCCAGATGGGACTGCCCGATATGCGGCTGCCAATCCTGTACGCACTCGGATACCCCGAACGGGTCCCTTCTGACCTTCCGCGGTTCGATTTTTCGGACTTTCCTGCACTCACGTTCAGCCAGCCCGATTTCGTAAAATTTCGTAATCTTGCCCTGGCTTATGAAGCGCTTGACCTGGGTGGGAACATGCCCTGTATACTGAATGCAGGCAACGAGGTGGCTGTGGGAGCTTTTTTACAGGAGCGGGTACTGTTTACGGATATCCCGGTCATCATTGAACAATGTATGGAGGAGGTTCCATTCGTCAGGCATCCGGAATTATCCGAATATACGGAAACAGACCGGGTGGCAAGGAAATTGGCGGAGGCCATTGTAAACCAAAAACGACACTGAACATTTTATTAAAGCTAAACCAACGAAGATGGAGGTGCTGATCAAGATCATTCAACTGCTGCTAAGCCTGTCAATTCTGGTCATTTTCCACGAAATGGGCCATTATATTGCAGCCAGGGTCTTTAAGACAAGAGTGGAGAAGTTTTATCTGTTTTTTGACCCCTGGTTCCATTTATTTCGCTTTCGCCATAAGGAAACTGAATACGGAATAGGCTGGTTACCCCTTGGGGGATACGTCAAAATTTCCGGGATGATTGATGAATCTATGGACAGAGAGCAGATGAAACAACCTCCCCAGCCGTGGGAATTCAGATCAAAACCTGCCTGGCAGCGCCTGATCATCATGCTGGGCGGAGTGATCGTCAATGTCTTGCTGGCGATGCTCATCTATGTCGGCATCTTGTTCGCCTGGGGGGAACAGTACCTTCCGACCTCTGAAGTCAACAAGTACGGAATTTCCTGCGACACATTGGCCCTGGAGCTGGGACTGCAAAACGGTGACCGGATCCTCTCAGTCGATCAGGAGCCCGTGGTGGATTTCCAGAAAATCATTCCCCACATCATTCTGGAGGAGGCGAAAACCATCCAGGTCATCCGTGACGGTGAACCCGTCGAGGTCATCATCCGGGAGTCGGCAGTCAGTAAATTGCTCAAGCAAGAGAATCCTGTCATCTGGCCAAGGATTCCGTTCGAGGTAGCCGGTTTCGGCAAAGATTCCCCCGCGGAAAAGGCCGGCCTGAAACTGGAGGACCGGATCATTGGGCTAAACCAGGCCAGCCTGCCGTTTTTCACGGAGTTCAGGAATGCCCTGCAGCGCTTTAAAAACCAGGAGGTGATCGTGGACCTGGTCCGCTCCGGAGATACCCTGCACATTCCTGTTACGGTTCCTGAAAGCGGACTGATCGGAGTGCAAAATAAAAGCCTGGACGCTTTTTTTAAGTTTCAGGAAAAGGAATACTCGTTTCTGTCAGCTATCCCGGCAGGCATCACCAAAGCATTCACTGGGATCGGGAATTACCTGAAGTCGCTCAAACTGCTGTTCTCAACAGAAAAAGCATACGAATCGGTTGGCGGATTCATCACCATGGGAAAAATCTTTCCTTCTACCTGGGACTGGCAGTCCTTCTGGGGATTGACCGCCTTTTTGTCGATCATGCTGGCCATCTTGAATGTACTTCCGATTCCGGGCCTGGATGGCGGTCATGTGCTGTTTTTGATGTTTGAGATCGTCACCGGCCGCAAACCCAGCGATAAGTTCCTTGAATATGCGCAGATCGCCGGAATGATCCTGCTGTTTGCCCTTCTGATCTTTGCCAATGGGAATGACATCCTCAAGCTGATCAGGAAATGACCTTATTCGCTGACTTTTTCCTCCAGGGATTTGAATCCCTGGCCAAGGATCTCGTTGGCATTGATTACCGCAAGGAAGGCATTGGGATCGACCGTATGGATGTAATCCTCCAGGATTGCCAGCTCCCGGCGGTTGACAACGGTGAAAATGATCTTTCTGTCGTCATAATTGTACATACCTTTTCCTTCGATGAGGGTTCCACCCCTGTTCAGATCAGCGAGGATCTTGGTGCGAATCTCCTGATGTTTCTCGGAGATAATGAAAAGGGTTTTGTCATAGCTGATCCCTTCGATGACCACATCGATCACTTTGCCGGTGATAAAGATCACAATCCAGGAATACAGAGGGATGCGCCAGTCACCGAATGCAATCAGGCCCACCAGGACAATGACGGAGTCTACATAGATCATCAGTTGCCCGAGGGGAAGGCGTGTATGCTTTGCCAGAATCATGGCAATGATGTCCGATCCTCCGGAAGTGGCTTTTGATTTAAAGACCAATCCCAGCCCCAGCCCGATGAGTACACCTCCGAAAATGGAAGAAAGCAGTGCATCGTCCGTCACCAGTGGTGCATCGCCCCAGTACCAGGTGATCAAATCAATGAAAGCAGATGTCAGAACAAAACCAACCACGGTCTTCACTCCAAAACGGGGTCCCAGAATACGAATGCCGATGATTGTGAGGGGAATGTTCAGGACAAGGCCAACTGCACCGACCGGCAGTCCGTTAGGGAAGAATGAAAATATACCCTTGGTGAGATGGTGGACAACAATGGCAATACCATAGACGCCTCCCGGAACGATTTTATAGGGGGTAATGAAAAAAACGAAACCGGCTGCCAGGATAAAGGCACCCAGCGTGATCAGGCTGTAGGTGGCAAACCATTTTCGTGAAAATAATTTTTCGTGCTGAAGAAAGGCCATGGGAACGGATTTTAAAATCGGCGCAAATGTAGCTATTTTCTTAAATGCCCATAAATGAAGATTTTAATCTTTTTTCTGAACGAAGTACTATAAAATGAAATAATCAGTTATTAATAGGGATAGCTTAAAAAAACCGGCCATCCATTTGTTAATATTGCCCGGAAAGATTTGGTTTAAAGAAAAATCATTAATTTAGCAGCCTTTTAGGCTCAGGCTATTCGATGCAATTAAGAAAACGGTATATTGCAAATGCTGTAAGTGTATTTTTTTCGATTATCCCGTTTGTCATTTTTGGCCAGCAGGAACCTCAGTTTAGTCAGTATATGTTCAATCACCTTGGGATTAATCCCGGTGTCATCGGTACCAATGAGGCGATCTGTGCCTTCGGGCTTTACCGGCAACAGTGGCTGGGTTTTGAGGATACGGAAGGCAACGATGTGGCACCTGAAACGTATACGATTAATCTTGACGCTCCAATACGCTTTCTCAGAGGGGGTTTGGGTCTTTCCATAACTTCTGACAAGCTTGGCTTTGAAGGAAATACGATCGTGAAGTTTGGGTATGCCTACCATCTCAAGGTTGGAAATGGAATCATGGGTCTGGGAGCGATGGTCAGTTTTAATGATAAGTCAGTGGATTTTTCGAAATTAAAACCGGTGGATGATGATCCGATTCTGACACAGCTCGGGAAAGAAAGCGATATGCTGGTAGATGCGTCCGTAGGTGTGTTTTATCGTGTTCCTGAACTGTTCTACGTCGGCATATCATCCACACAGGTGCTTCAATCCAGGGGAAAAGCGCTGGGAAAGGTTGAAGGAGCGGAATTCAAGATGCAGCTGAGACGGCATTATTATCTCACCGGGGGTTATGAATTTACGTTTCCGGGCAATCCGGCCTTTACGGTTACGCCCTCCATGCTTTTCAAAACAGATGGAGCTTCGTTCCAGGTGGATGCAACCGCCTTGCTGAATTATAAAGACCGTTTCTGGGGAGGTGCCAGCTATCGTTTGCAGGATGCCATCGTTGTCATGTTGGGAGTGAGTTATAAGAACATCCGGATCGGATACTCCTATGATATTACCACTTCCTCCCTCGGTGGATCCTACAGCAGTGGGAGTCACGAAGTCATGGCCGGGTATTGTTTCAAGCTGGAAGTTGAAAAGCTGAGGCAAAGTTATAAGAATACGAGGTTTTTATAGGCAGCCGAACCTTGATCTAAAATAATAATAGTATATAAACATCGTTAATAATGAACGCAAAATCAGGAAATCCAATGAAAAGGTTCTTCATCTTTCTGCTGGTGATGATTGTTCTGGGGAGTTGCAAGAATACCGGCAACGGGGAATTGATCGGCGTGGAAAAACGTCCGCGTTTTTATCAGCCCGATCCGTATGGCATGGCTTATATCCCGATGGGAAGCTTTACCATGGGGATCGGTGACCAGGACGTACCCGCCTCACAGATACACCAACCCAGGACCATCTCTATCTCGGCATTTTATATGGATGAGACGGAGATCACAAATAATGAATACCGCCAATTTGTTCATTATGTAAGGGATTCCATTGCCAGACGCTTGCTGGGCGATGTGAAGCCGGAGGTATACCTCATTGAGGAAAATAAAAAGACCGGAGAAGTGTATGATCCTCCCATCCTGAACTGGGAGGAAGAGATCGACTGGTACGGGGAAGAAGAGCGCGAAGTCCTGGAAGAGATGTTCCTTCCGGAACATGAACGGTATTTCCGGAAAAAGGAAATCGATACCCGTAAATTGTTCTATGAGTATTACTGGGTTGACTGGCAGGCAGCTGCCCAGAAAGATCACAACACCCTGGGTGATCCTACCAACGGTATGTTTGCCAATCGTCCCCAGGGGATGACCGACCGGTCCGTCTATGTGCGCAAGGAAGTGATCAATGTTTATCCTGATACGCTGGCCTGGATCAAGGATTATGTTTATTCATACAATGAGCCGGCTACCCAGCGCTATTTCGCGCATCCGGCATATGATAACTATCCGGTGGTTGGTGTGAACTGGGCTCAGGCGAAAGCATTCTGCATCTGGAGAACCGAACTTTTAAACAGCTATCTTTCCTCAAAAGAGGAAGCTGTTCTGAATGAGTTCAGATTGCCCACGGAAGCTGAATGGGAATGGGCAGCCAGAGGGGGATACGAACTCAACCCCTATCCCTGGGGCGGACCCTATACCAGGAACGGTAAAGGATGTTTTCTGGCAAACTTTAAGCCTATGAGGGGGAACTATGTGGGTGATGGCGGCCAAACAACCGTGGTGGTTGCCCACTATCCGCCAAATGACTTTGGCTTGTATGATATGTCGGGAAATGTCGCTGAATGGACCAACGATGCCTACGACGAATCCACTTACAATTTTGCCTGGGATATGAATCCCACCTATACTTACAGTGCTAAGGAAACAGACTCGCCTTCCCTGAAACGTAAAGTGGTCAGAGGAGGCTCCTGGAAGGATGTTGCCTACTATCTTCAGGTCTATGCACGTAATTATGAATATCAGGATACCGCCAAATGCTATATCGGATTCCGTTGCGTGCAAAACTACCTTGGGAGACAAAAAGGGGATAATCCTTCCAAAGCATCCTATATCTACCGATAAGAAAAATACGTTTTTGACCTGAAATTTATTTAATAACCTAACCTATTTCATAAATATTATGGGACTTAACAATGTAGTTAGGAGTCGAGGATTTAAGAATTTTATGTCCAAACTCTATGGATGGGGAGCATCCGTTGTCATTCTGGGAGCTCTTTTCAAAATCAACCACTACCCGGGAGCTGACTACATGCTGGTAGCCGGCCTGGGTACCGAAGCAATCATCTTCTTTTTCTCGGCGTTCGAGCCTCCATTTGTGGAGCCCGACTGGAGCCTGGTTTATCCTGAGCTGGCCGGTTTGTATCATGGCTCTGAGGTCGATGTCAAAACCCTGAAAAAAGGAAAGCAGGGCAGTCTTGCGGGTGAGCTGGATTCCATGCTGGCAGAAGCTAAAATTGATCAGGGGCTGATCGAGAGTCTGGGCAAGGGCCTGAAGAAAATGAGTGAAAGCACTGCCGTACTGTCGGATGTTTCAAATGCAGCTCTGGCTACAAATGAGTATGTTGAAAATGTTAAGGGCGCATCCAAATCGGTCTCTGAACTGTCATCCACCTATGCCAAGACCTCACAGACTCTGAACAAGGATCTGGAAGGATCGCAGGAGCATATCAGCAACCTGAAAAATGCGTCCCAGTCAGCTGCTTCCCTTTCAAAGGTCTATAACGATGCCTCTCTCTCGATTAAAGGAAATCTGTCGGCTACGGATCAGTTCTCTGAAAGCATCAAACAGGCTGCTCAATCTGCTTCCACCTTGTCGCAGAAATACATAAGCTCAGCCGAGAGAATCTCTGAATCGGCCTCCAAACTCGAATCCATTGGAATGGAATCCAAGGATTTCAATACCCAGATGAAGAAAGTGTCGGATAACCTGGCTGCCCTGAATGCAATGTATGAGCTTCAGCTACAGGGTTCTAACGAAAATGTGGAGTCGAACAGCAAACTGCAGGTCACCCTCGGCCATTTCCTGAACAGCCTGAATGAATCCGTGGATAAGACCACGAAGTATCAACAGAACATGGCTGCCGTGAATGCCCTCTATGAAAAACAGCTTCAGGGTACAAACAAACAGGCGGAGGTGACCGATCAGATGCAAAAAGCACTCGACAGGTTCCTGGAGAACCTGAATGCTTCGGCAAACCTGACCTCAAAATACAAACAGGAAGTGGATTCACTGACCCAGAACCTGGCTGCCCTGAACAAGGTGTATGGCAATATGCTCTCGGCAATGAACGTCAGAATGGGCTCCTGAAGCCGATACTTGAACATAACATAGTTGACAGAACCAATATCAATATCAGATGGCTGGATATAAGGAAACCCCACGACAAAAGATGATAGCCATGATGTATCTGGTGTTGACCTCCCTGCTCGCACTCAATGTATCCAAGGAGATCATCGACACATTCATTATCATGAATGAGAGCATGGAAACCACTGCCAGGACATTTACCAGTAAAATGGATAACACGTATTCGAAATTCAGTCAGCAGCACTCATTGAATCCCAACAAGGTCGGCCCTTACTGGTCGAAGGCCCAGGAAGTACAGAAGATTTCCCAGGATCTTATTGATTATATCAATGGGGTGAAATATGAAGTTATCATTACGACTGACGCGGACATCAATACGGTGGAAGAGGCTAAGAATACGCCCCTGGATGAAATATCCTCCAAGGACCGGTTCACGGAACCCACCCGGTACTTCTTTGGCAGATCACGGACAGGTGAAGAGGGCGTGGCCGGGGATCTGAAAAAGAAACTCAATGAGTACAGAACGACAATGCTGGAGTATATGGGTCTGCCAAATGACAGCGACCGCCTGGGACTGATCACCGAGGGTGATTTCCGGGATGCGGACAATAAAAAACAGACCTGGGAACAACATTATTTTTACTATACGGTACTGGCTGCCGATGTGGCCATCCTGAACCGCCTTATCGCAGAAGTGAAAAATGCCGAGTTCGATGTGGTTTCTCATATTTACAATGAGGTGACCGCTGAAGACTTTAAATTCGACCAGATCAGCGCCAAGGTCATCGCCAACAGCCGGTACATTTTTGAAGGTGACAAATACGAGGCAGAGGTCATCGTAGCTGCCTATGATACCAAACAGAATCCGGCCGTGTACTACGCCGAGGGAGTGGATACCTTACGCAATATCAGCAATGCGAGGCTGGTCGACGGGAAAGATGGTGTTGTCAAACTTACGCTTCCAGCCGGATCGGCCGGACTGAAGAAATATGCCGGTATCGTTCAGGTGATGGACCCCTCCGGCATGCCGCAGAACTATGCCTTCAAGGATGAATACATCGTCGCAAAACCTTCTTTGACAGTCTCTGCCACCAAAATGAATGTTTTTTACATCGGAGTGGATAATCCGGTTTCCATTTCTGTTCCAGGTATCAGCAACGATTTGATCAACCCCCGCATCAATGTCGGATCACTGACACCCGCCCCTGCAGGAAACAATTACAACTTCATTGTCAGGATTCCCAAGGGCTCAACCGGCAAGGCCCTGATCAACGTCGATGCCGAATACGGAGGACAGCACATCAACATGGGGACGTCAGAATTCCGCATCAAACGTGTACCGGATCCCAAAGCGTTTATTGCCAATGTCAATGACGGGCCTGTGGCCAGGAATGCCTTGATTGCCGCCGGGGCCATCATCCCCCGCCCACCGGAGGATTTTGAATTCGACCTGAACTTTGTGATCACTTCCTTCACCTTTGTGTCGGTCCGCAGCGGGGATATTTTTAGCAGCGCAGCAAGAGGCAACCAGCTGACACAGGACATGAAGACCTTCATCACCAATGCCAAACGAGGCACCAAAGTATGGCTTGAAAATATCATAGCCGAAGGACCGGATGGTAACCGTCGTTTAGGTACCATCACCCTAGTCATTGAATAATTTAACGTGATAAAACAGTATCAGGAGGAGAAATGAAAAAATTAATTTATTTGGGTTTATTCATCGGACTGGCTTTCCTGGGTCTGACAGCTACTGCTCAGATCCTTGACAGTCCGCCACGCGATGCGGCCTACGATAAAACCCTGGTCAATGAAAATACTCCGCTGCCCTATGCCTACGTCAGGGAAGCCGATGTCCTTTGGGAAAAACGTCTCTGGAGAGTGATCGACATGGAGGAAAAGATGAACCAGGTATTTTATTACCCTGAAATACCCCATAACCAGTGGAGAAGCCTCATGCAGGTCATCATCGATGCCCTGAAGGAAGGATCCATCACGGCTTACGATGCCAGCCTTCCTACCGACGAATTCACCGCTCCGCTGACCTTTCAGGAACTGATGAATACGCTGGAACGAGCCGACACCATGTCGTTGCAACGGCCTTACCCACCGTATGACTGGTATGACACGGTGATCTCGGTGACTTTCAATCCCTCCACCGTGAAAAATATCCGTATCAAGGAAGACTGGTTCTTCGACAAGCACCGTTCCATGCTGGATGTACGCATCCTGGGGATCTGCCCCGTGGTGGAGGATTACGACGAGAAAGGGGAGTTCAGGGCTTTCAAGCCCCTGTTCTGGATCTATTTCCCCGAAGCCCGCAACATTTTCGCCAAATCGGAAGTGTTTAACCGTTTTAACAGCGCTAACCGGCTGACGTATGATGACGTTTTCCACAAACGAATCTTCAACAGTTATATCTACAAGGAAGACAACGTATTCGACCGGAAAATTTCTGAGTATTCAACAGGCCTTGATGCCCTGCTGGAGGCTGAACGCATCAAGTATGAACTCTTTGAGTTTGAACAGAACCTGTGGGAGTATTAAACAATAGCCATGAACGATTGAAGTGGTAGAAGAAGAGTTGGAGAGAGAAGGAGATCGTTGAAAGGAAGTTTGAAGTAAAATAGAGGGGTTGGGCGACTTCAAGCGTCCACCCCTTTTTTAATGTACCCCTCCCGTGCTTGCCCCGGAATTAAGGTCCAGGGCTTGCCCTGAGGTGAATCCCTTTAATTTTCCGGAATTGATTACTTTTGTTTGAATGCTGCCAGAATGACCTTAGTGCGGGTGCAATGAATGACCGGTTTACTGAAACTCCTGTTGAATATCTGAAAGGGGTAGGCCCAAAACGCGCCGAACTCCTCCGGAAGGAACTGGAGATCTCCACTTTCGGAAACCTGCTTGAATATTACCCCTTCCGGTACGTTGACCGAAGCCGCATTCAATTCATCCGTGACATAAACACTGACCTTGCCTATGTGCAGATCATAGGCCGGATCGTTCGCGTGCAACTGATCGGTAAAGGACCTGCCACCCGGCTTGTCGCCGTCCTGAAAGATCAGACCGGCGAAATAGAACTTATCTGGTTCAACGGCATCAAATGGATCAGAGATAAACTCCTGCCGGATGTGGAGTTTCTGGTTTTTGGGAAACCAGCTTTGTTCAGCGGGAAATTCAACATTCCCCATCCGGAAATTGAACCGGCAAGTGAACAGACATTATCCGTAACCGGAGCTTTGCAGCCGTTCTACAATTCCTCTGAAAAGCTGAAATCCAAAGGATTCAACTCTAAGGGATTCAGCAGGATCATGCGTGCACTGATTGACCAGGCAAAAGGTAATCTGCCGGAAACACTCCCGGCTGACATCATCATCCGGTTCCGGTTGATTTCCAGAGAGGAGGCACTTACCCATATCCATTTTCCGGCCGATGCAGGCATGCTGCAAAAAGCACAATTCCGGCTCCGTTTCGAGGAATTGTTTTTCATCCAGCTTAACCTGCTCCAGCTGAAACTGGTACGAAACCAGAAAATCACAGGGCTGACCTTCTCCAAAATCGGTGCTTATTTCAATGATTTTTATCATCACCTTCTTCCATTTCCACTCACGTCTGCACAAAAGAAAGTCCTGAAGGAAATCAGGGCGGATGTGGGATCCGGCAAACAGATGAACCGGCTGTTGCAGGGTGATGTAGGAAGCGGTAAGACACTGGTGGCGATCATGTCGATGCTGATGGCACTCGATAATGGTTATCAGGCTTGCATGATGGCACCAACCGAGATCCTTGCCGGTCAGCATTTCGAATCCATTTCCCGTTTCCTGCAGGGAATGAATGTGCAATGCGAACTGCTGACCGGTTCCGTTCCTGCATCCAAAAGAAAGTCCATACACGAGCGGCTCCGGAACGGGGAATTGCAGATCCTGGTGGGAACCCATGCCCTGATCGAAGAGGATGTCCGGTTCCGGAACCTGGGAATTGTCGTGATCGATGAGCAGCACCGTTTTGGCGTTGCCCAGCGGGCACGGTTATGGGAGAAAGGCGATGTACCTCCCCATGTTCTGGTCATGACCGCCACACCTATCCCCCGCACACTGGCCATGACCCTGTACGGAGATCTTGACATTTCGGTGATCGATGAACTTCCGCCGGGGAGGAAGCCGGTCAAGACGTTTCATTTCAATGATGCTGCCCGGCTCAGGGTCTTTGGATTCATGAAAGAGGAAATCCGGAAAGGCAGGCAGGTCTATATGGTCTATCCGTTGATCCAGGAATCAGAAGCACTCGACCTGAAAGACCTGATGGATGGCTATGAAAGCATTGTCCGTGAATTCCCGCTACCGGAGTATGCGGTGAGTATCGTTCACGGCAGGCTCAAGGCTGCTGACAAGGATTATGAGATGCAACGGTTCATAAAAAAAGAAACCCAGATCATGGTCGCCACAACCGTCATTGAAGTGGGCGTTGACATTCCGAATGCATCGGTCATGGTGATTGAAAATGCTGAACGGTTCGGCTTATCCCAGCTGCACCAGCTTCGCGGAAGAGTGGGCCGGGGAGCCGACCAATCCTATTGCATCCTGATGACAGGCAACAAGCTTACTGCGGAGGGCCGCAAAAGGATCGAGACCATGGTCAGGACAACCGACGGATTTGAAATTGCTGAAGCTGACCTGAAGATCAGGGGACCGGGAGACCTGGAAGGAACCCAGCAAAGCGGCATGATCCTCCTGCGGATTGCCGATCTGGTCAGAGATGAAAAACTGCTGACCCTGGCACGTAATGAGGCCATTTCCCTC from Bacteroidales bacterium includes these protein-coding regions:
- the rseP gene encoding RIP metalloprotease RseP, giving the protein MEVLIKIIQLLLSLSILVIFHEMGHYIAARVFKTRVEKFYLFFDPWFHLFRFRHKETEYGIGWLPLGGYVKISGMIDESMDREQMKQPPQPWEFRSKPAWQRLIIMLGGVIVNVLLAMLIYVGILFAWGEQYLPTSEVNKYGISCDTLALELGLQNGDRILSVDQEPVVDFQKIIPHIILEEAKTIQVIRDGEPVEVIIRESAVSKLLKQENPVIWPRIPFEVAGFGKDSPAEKAGLKLEDRIIGLNQASLPFFTEFRNALQRFKNQEVIVDLVRSGDTLHIPVTVPESGLIGVQNKSLDAFFKFQEKEYSFLSAIPAGITKAFTGIGNYLKSLKLLFSTEKAYESVGGFITMGKIFPSTWDWQSFWGLTAFLSIMLAILNVLPIPGLDGGHVLFLMFEIVTGRKPSDKFLEYAQIAGMILLFALLIFANGNDILKLIRK
- a CDS encoding type IX secretion system membrane protein PorP/SprF, with the protein product MQLRKRYIANAVSVFFSIIPFVIFGQQEPQFSQYMFNHLGINPGVIGTNEAICAFGLYRQQWLGFEDTEGNDVAPETYTINLDAPIRFLRGGLGLSITSDKLGFEGNTIVKFGYAYHLKVGNGIMGLGAMVSFNDKSVDFSKLKPVDDDPILTQLGKESDMLVDASVGVFYRVPELFYVGISSTQVLQSRGKALGKVEGAEFKMQLRRHYYLTGGYEFTFPGNPAFTVTPSMLFKTDGASFQVDATALLNYKDRFWGGASYRLQDAIVVMLGVSYKNIRIGYSYDITTSSLGGSYSSGSHEVMAGYCFKLEVEKLRQSYKNTRFL
- a CDS encoding M23 family metallopeptidase, coding for MAEKKSLKRKKWIQKLRDKYLLVIRNEDTYEVKLSFRLSRLNVFIVLGLMTIILVVLTIFLIAFTPLREYIPGYMNVDLPRQMYALQLKADSIERAFMQQSIYFENLKNIIEGSDTTATYYQVGIGSEGQLDSSADYQNITLSHSPEDSLLRLEFQRQGRYIQDLSSGIVSPDEGELVPDFLFFSPLEGIVTNRFNADIGHFGVDLVANKNEPIKAILDGMVVFAGWTLETGHVIALQHQQNILSVYKHNAVILKKEGNFVKAGDVIAIIGESGELSTGPHLHFELWFNGNPVDPTDYIRF
- a CDS encoding SUMF1/EgtB/PvdO family nonheme iron enzyme; translation: MKRFFIFLLVMIVLGSCKNTGNGELIGVEKRPRFYQPDPYGMAYIPMGSFTMGIGDQDVPASQIHQPRTISISAFYMDETEITNNEYRQFVHYVRDSIARRLLGDVKPEVYLIEENKKTGEVYDPPILNWEEEIDWYGEEEREVLEEMFLPEHERYFRKKEIDTRKLFYEYYWVDWQAAAQKDHNTLGDPTNGMFANRPQGMTDRSVYVRKEVINVYPDTLAWIKDYVYSYNEPATQRYFAHPAYDNYPVVGVNWAQAKAFCIWRTELLNSYLSSKEEAVLNEFRLPTEAEWEWAARGGYELNPYPWGGPYTRNGKGCFLANFKPMRGNYVGDGGQTTVVVAHYPPNDFGLYDMSGNVAEWTNDAYDESTYNFAWDMNPTYTYSAKETDSPSLKRKVVRGGSWKDVAYYLQVYARNYEYQDTAKCYIGFRCVQNYLGRQKGDNPSKASYIYR
- a CDS encoding YitT family protein — protein: MAFLQHEKLFSRKWFATYSLITLGAFILAAGFVFFITPYKIVPGGVYGIAIVVHHLTKGIFSFFPNGLPVGAVGLVLNIPLTIIGIRILGPRFGVKTVVGFVLTSAFIDLITWYWGDAPLVTDDALLSSIFGGVLIGLGLGLVFKSKATSGGSDIIAMILAKHTRLPLGQLMIYVDSVIVLVGLIAFGDWRIPLYSWIVIFITGKVIDVVIEGISYDKTLFIISEKHQEIRTKILADLNRGGTLIEGKGMYNYDDRKIIFTVVNRRELAILEDYIHTVDPNAFLAVINANEILGQGFKSLEEKVSE
- the gldL gene encoding gliding motility protein GldL codes for the protein MSKLYGWGASVVILGALFKINHYPGADYMLVAGLGTEAIIFFFSAFEPPFVEPDWSLVYPELAGLYHGSEVDVKTLKKGKQGSLAGELDSMLAEAKIDQGLIESLGKGLKKMSESTAVLSDVSNAALATNEYVENVKGASKSVSELSSTYAKTSQTLNKDLEGSQEHISNLKNASQSAASLSKVYNDASLSIKGNLSATDQFSESIKQAAQSASTLSQKYISSAERISESASKLESIGMESKDFNTQMKKVSDNLAALNAMYELQLQGSNENVESNSKLQVTLGHFLNSLNESVDKTTKYQQNMAAVNALYEKQLQGTNKQAEVTDQMQKALDRFLENLNASANLTSKYKQEVDSLTQNLAALNKVYGNMLSAMNVRMGS
- a CDS encoding 1-deoxy-D-xylulose-5-phosphate reductoisomerase, with protein sequence MKKKGIAILGSTGSIGKQALEVIRQHGDLFELELLTARKNAGLLIEQAITYGPNAVVISDHALYGQVREALASYPVKVYAGEEAALEALEMENIDEVLLSIVGFAGLYPAIRSLELGHQLALANKESLVVAGEIITALSEKHHAPVIPVDSEHSAIFQCLAGERLSSVERIYLTASGGPFREKDRSEFPSITRQQALQHPNWSMGDKITIDSATLMNKGLEVIEARWLFNLQPEQIKVVIHPQSVVHSLVQFHDGSIKAQMGLPDMRLPILYALGYPERVPSDLPRFDFSDFPALTFSQPDFVKFRNLALAYEALDLGGNMPCILNAGNEVAVGAFLQERVLFTDIPVIIEQCMEEVPFVRHPELSEYTETDRVARKLAEAIVNQKRH